The Sandaracinus amylolyticus genomic interval CCGCGGCGTTCGAGGGCGTCGCGGCGCGCACGTCGGCGACGAGATCGACGATCGTCACGTCGACCTCGTGGCCCACGCCGCTCACGGTGGGCACGCGACACGACGCGACTGCGCGCGCCACGCGCTCGTCGTCGTACGCCGAGAGATCCTCCGACGCGCCCCCGCCGCGCGCGACGATGACCACGTCGAGGTCCGGCACGTGCTGGATGCCGCGGATCGCGCGCACGATCGAGAGCGGCGCGTCGGGCCCCTGCACCTGACAGTGCGCGAGCACGAGCCGCACGCCCATGCGCGCGCTCGCGACGCGCACGACGTCGTGGATCGCGGCGCCGTCGCGGCTCGTGACGATGCCGACCACGCGCGGCACGCGCGGCAGCTTTCGTTTGCGCGTGGGATCGAAGAGCCCTTCGCTCGCGAGCTTCTGCTTGAGGCGCGCGACCTCGGCCGCGCGATCGCCTTCGCCCGCGGGCAGCGCGACACGTGCGACGAGCTGGAACGTGCCGCGCGCCTCGTAGATCGTGAGCCCGCAGCGCAGCCGCACGCGCGCGCCGTTCTCGAGGCGCGCCCGCGCGCGGCTCGCGTCGTTGCGGTACATGACGCCACGCACCTGCGCCGGCATCTCCGCGTCGCAGAGCGTGAAGTACACGTGACCGCTCGCGGGGCGCGAGACGTCGGCGAGCTCTCCTTCGACCCACACGTCGCGGAACTGGTCCTCCATCACGAACCGCGCGACGCGGTTGAGCTCCGCGAC includes:
- the xseA gene encoding exodeoxyribonuclease VII large subunit, whose translation is MAQDPIPGWTRSAEHAPRVLRVAELNRVARFVMEDQFRDVWVEGELADVSRPASGHVYFTLCDAEMPAQVRGVMYRNDASRARARLENGARVRLRCGLTIYEARGTFQLVARVALPAGEGDRAAEVARLKQKLASEGLFDPTRKRKLPRVPRVVGIVTSRDGAAIHDVVRVASARMGVRLVLAHCQVQGPDAPLSIVRAIRGIQHVPDLDVVIVARGGGASEDLSAYDDERVARAVASCRVPTVSGVGHEVDVTIVDLVADVRAATPSNAAEIVVPDAVQLRAELEGLERALARALDQRVQRERLRIERLLRRIHDPRRRIAAPRQSLAALHASLERSIARRLGDAHRALDRLRARLAVHEPRARLSRDRDRLVALEARLVRAMRARLDDARRTIVDHDRRVRALGPAMVRTPRERLARLVGTLDALSPLGILARGYAIALHQPSGAALVRARDAAPGDRVSIRVHEGTIETVVERVRDEEDA